AAACCGCCACGTGGCGGTCCAACCCGGACTGGGGCCGGAGACTCGGCTACAGCGCCGACGCCCTGGCCGAGGCCAACAGGCAATCGGTCCGGCTACTCGAAGAAATCCGGGGCGAGCACGAGACCGACCGGAGGCCGATCGTCATCAGCGGATGCATCGGGCCTCGCGGCGACGGCTACATCGCGGACACGGCCATGTCGCATGCGGAAGCGGAGGAGTATCACCGCGGGCAGGTCGAGACCTTCCGTGACACCGCCGCCGACCTGGTCTCCGCCATCACCATGACCTACGCCGAAGAGGCGGTCGGCATCGCGCGGGCGGCGAAGCGCGCGAACATGCCCGTCGTCATCTCGTTCACGGTGGAGACCGACGGACACCTCCCGACCGGGCAGTCGTTGGCGGACGCCATCCGGCACGTCGACGATGCGACCTCGGGGTACCCGGCGTACTTCATGATCAACTGCGCCCACCCCAGTCACTTCGACCGGGTCGTGCCCGGGGGCGCGTCCTGGACCGCCAGGATCCGCGGCCTTCGAGCGAACGCGTCCCGGATGAGCCACGCCGAGCTCAACGAGGCTTCCGACCTCGACGCCGGCAACCCGGCCGAGCTCGGGCGGGACTACGCCGCGCTCAAGAGGGAGCGGCTCAAGCACCTCAACGTCATGGGCGGGTGCTGCGGTACGGACCATCGCCATGTGGAGCAGATCGCGTCCGCCTGTCTGCCGCTCTTCCGGCGGGTGGCCTGACGACCGGCGCAGCCGAGGCCGGCCGCCGCGCCGGCGACACCGGCGACTACGCCGCCGGCGGCCGGCCTTTCCTGGCGACAGCCAGGAAGACGACGATCCTCCGCTCCTCCAGGTTGCGCACCATGTTCTCCAGCTTGAGCTTCGCGCTCGGTCCCATGAGCAGATGGATGCCGAGCGGCGGAGGACCGGCCACCTTGATCTTCTCGATGGCCGCCGAGAACCACTCCAGCGACTGCCGGGTCTTCTCTTCCCAGTGCGTGATCTCGAACCCGACCGCCTCGAGGATGTCCCGCGCCGTCTCCGGCGTGGCGAGGAAGCTGATCGAGGCCTCTTCGGCCCATGGCACCGGGAATTCGACCGGCGGCCCGTCCCCCTTGAAGATGTCATGAAAGACGAGCTCGCCCCCGGCCTTGAGCACCCGCGCCCCTTGCCCATAGAACGCGCGCTTGTCCTCGATGTTCATCTGCGCGTGCTCGGTCCAGACCACGTCGAACGAGGCGTCGGCGAACGGTAAGTCGAGCGCGTTGGCCTGGCGGAACTCGACCTCTCCTCCGAGGCCGACCAGATCGGCCAGCGCGCGGGCCGCGTTCACGTATTCCCGGGTGAGATCTATTCCGGTCACGTGGCACCGGTACTCGGAGGCCAGGAACCGTGCGGAGCCCCCGAGCCCGCTTCCCACATCGAGCACCCTCAGCCCGGGCCGCAGGGCGGCCCGGTTTGCCAGCTCGATGGTCGCCTCCCGGCCCCGGATGTGGAACTCGTCTACCGGCGCGAGATCGGAGGGCACGAGCCGTGTCATGTCTTTGCCCATCGCCTGAAGCGTGCGAAGAATACGCTCCAGCACCTCGCCGTGCCCGTAGTGGCGCTCGACGGTCTCGGATATCCGGTCCATTGCGCCTCCGACCTGAACTCCGCTATGCGGCCGCCTGGTCGCGTCAACGGCCGACCAATGCAGGTGGCTTCCGACGCACCGCGAGACGGTGCAGGTTGTCGCCGGCAGGACCCTCCCCTACCAGGTGCCGCGGCATGCTAGCACGTCGCCGCCAGGGCTCGGAAATGCCCTGGCCGTCCCCGTGAGATCGCCTCCGTCGAGCGCCGGCGGATGGTACCGTCGAGGCGAATGCCGCTCCAGAACCGAGTCACGCCATTCGGCGACATCGTGGCCCTCGACGGCCGCGGGCTGCTCATGGGCAACCGCGGCATCCTGCACGACGCGCGACGCCGGATCGTCCGCTACGCGCAGGGGCGGCGCTGGATCGCGTGCCGTACGAGCTATCGCAACCGGCGGCGCCAGCTGATGCGGCCGGGCTCGTACACGGAGCTCTTCTTCCTGGACGAAGCGACCGCGCTGGCCGCCGGGCACCGGCCATGCGCCGAATGCCGCCGCACGGAGTACACGCGGTTCGTGGCGACCTGGACAGCGTGCTTCCCGGGCGAGCCCGCGTCAGCGGACGCGATCGACCGACGGCTCCACGCGGACCGGATGGCCGGCCCGGGCGTGAAGCGCACGTACACCGAGGACATCGGCCGGTTGCCGGAGGGGACGTACGTGGCCCCCGACGGCGCGCCCTGGCTCCTCTGGGACGGCGCGCTCCTCGCCTGGTCGGCGGGCGGCTACACGGAGCGCCGCCCGCTGCCGCGGGGCGTGGTGACCGTCCTGACGCCGCGATGCCTGGTCGCAGTGGTGCGCGCCGGCTACGCGCCGGCGGTGCACCCCACCGCCGCGACGCGCTCAGGCTGACGGCACTCCGCCGCGCCTTCGAGCTCGCCGCCGCGGGCTACCGCGTCGGGCTGGTCGAGCGGCGCTGAACGCCGGGGGCCGCGGTCCGCCGCCGGGACGGGCCGGGCGCCTGCGAGCGTCGTCCAGCGTCCGATCAGCGCCGGCTCGCCTGACGACGCTCCCGGCGGTTCT
The Dehalococcoidia bacterium DNA segment above includes these coding regions:
- a CDS encoding methyltransferase domain-containing protein yields the protein MDRISETVERHYGHGEVLERILRTLQAMGKDMTRLVPSDLAPVDEFHIRGREATIELANRAALRPGLRVLDVGSGLGGSARFLASEYRCHVTGIDLTREYVNAARALADLVGLGGEVEFRQANALDLPFADASFDVVWTEHAQMNIEDKRAFYGQGARVLKAGGELVFHDIFKGDGPPVEFPVPWAEEASISFLATPETARDILEAVGFEITHWEEKTRQSLEWFSAAIEKIKVAGPPPLGIHLLMGPSAKLKLENMVRNLEERRIVVFLAVARKGRPPAA
- a CDS encoding homocysteine S-methyltransferase family protein, whose product is MAKYRAALPQLGGDFFMTDGGIETTLIFLDGQDLPHFAAFHLLRTPEGTDALRRYFRTYAELAKRFDVGLILETATWRSNPDWGRRLGYSADALAEANRQSVRLLEEIRGEHETDRRPIVISGCIGPRGDGYIADTAMSHAEAEEYHRGQVETFRDTAADLVSAITMTYAEEAVGIARAAKRANMPVVISFTVETDGHLPTGQSLADAIRHVDDATSGYPAYFMINCAHPSHFDRVVPGGASWTARIRGLRANASRMSHAELNEASDLDAGNPAELGRDYAALKRERLKHLNVMGGCCGTDHRHVEQIASACLPLFRRVA